The window CAGAGGCACCCTCTGAACGCTTCACAACCGCTAAAAGCAGCAAGCAAAATCCTTCTCGTTTCTCATCAATAAAGCTATATCCACCCAACGTTCAAAGTCATATCAATCATCCACTCCAATTCAATCCCTAATAAAAATGAGGTGTACTCATGAAATTCTCCTGTCAAAATGGAATGCTAATCCCTGAACAGCTACTAGCACCCGAGCAAGCACAGCTCCATAATCCCATCCCCATCTCGCAAATCGAAAGCCTACCGCCACCGCCGAAGCTCAACCCTCATTTTTCCTACAGCAATGATTTGCAAAAGCTGCTTTCCGGAAAACAGCTCCTTCTCGATGATATCCCCTTCCCCTTACAGGACATCCATCGTCATTATGAAAATGGCTATCTCACCTACCGAAAAAGCATTGAAATCGAAAAAAATAAACTGACCTGTGTTCGCTGTGGGAACCAGCAAAAACACCTCTTTGCGTCCTTTCCATGTGCGCGCTGCCGGGAAACCTGTACCTATTGCCGTAAATGTATCATGATGGGCAGAACGAGCACCTGCAGCCCACTTATCTCCTGGACAGGTCCTCCTATCCCGATTGACATAACCGCTCCACCGCTACAATGGGCAGGCAACCTGTCAGCCGGTCAAGGAGTAGCGTCTTCAGCCGTCGTTGCTGCAGTCCATAAAACCGACTCCCTCCTCGTTTGGGCTGTGTGTGGAGCAGGGAAAACAGAGGTGCTGTTCCAGGGAATCAATACCGCGCTAATGGAGGGGAAACGAGTTTGTCTAGCAACGCCGAGAACGGATGTCGTATTGGAGCTTTCGCCGCGCTTGAAAAAGGTGTTTCCTGATATTCCCGTTGCGTCCCTTTACGGCGGCAGTGAGGACCGTCATCTATATGCCCCGCTCACCATCGCGACCACCCACCAGCTGTTCCGCTTCTACCAGGCATTTGATGTCGTCGTACTCGATGAGGTGGATGCCTTTCCCTATTCTGTCGAGGAGTCCCTTCAATATGCGGTAGAGCAGGCGCGTAAGCCAGTTTCTTCTATTATCTATTTAACCGCGACTCCCAATGAAAAATGGCGCAAGGAATGTAAGACCGGCAAAAGAGACTACGTCACGATTCCAGCCCGCTTTCATCGCTATTCCCTGCCGGTACCGCGCTTTGTTTGGTGTGGAAACTGGCAGAAGCCCTTGAAAAAGGGGAAGCTGCCGGGTAATGTCCTCCGCTGGATGACGAAACGCCTGGATGAAAACCAACAGGTGCTCCTCTTTTTCCCCCGTATTGAATTAATGGAAAAAATCCTTCCCGTTTTAAAAAATATCCACCCCGCCATCGAGGCGGTACATGCAGAAGACCCAGAGCGAAAGGAAAAGGTCCAAAGGATGCGGAATAAGGAGATTCTGATTTTACTTACGACGACCATTCTAGAACGAGGGGTTACCTTCCCAAAGCTTGATGTAGCCGTCATCGGTGCCGAGGATCGGATTTTTACCGAAAGCGCCCTCGTCCAAATTGCCGGCCGTGTCGGTCGCAGCGCTGATTTTCCAAGCGGTGATATTACCTTTTTCCATTATGGAAAAACCGATGCGATGGTGAAGGCCCGTAGACAAATTATCCAGATGAATAAGGAAGCAAGGGGGAGGAAATTAATTGATGATTAAAGGCTTTCAACCATTCTATAAAAAAAGGACTGATGCTGAATGCGCGATTATTGTCTCGTTTGTTTTAGCGAAATCATCCCGCAAATGGGCTGGAACGATCTGATTGCTACCGTGAAAGTACAAACCATCTGTCCCTCCTGCAAGGAAAGATGGGAAGAAATCAGAGGGGAAACCTGCCGGATTTGTGGTCGCCCACTTGAGCAGCTAGAGTCTCGCTTTATTGTGGGGGATTGCTGTAACGACTGTGTCCGTTGGGAGGAGGAGCCCAAATGGAAGGGCTGCTTGAAGAAGAATCATTCCATTTATCACTATAATGCTTTTCTCCAGGAAGTCCTTGCCCGCTATAAATTTCGTGGGGATTATATTTTGGCAAGGCTTTTTACAGAGCAGCTGCTGCAAAAGCTGGCAGGGCAATCCTATGATTTGCTCGTCCCCATTCCGTTAAGTCCCGAGCGTTTGCAGGAGCGCGGCTTTAATCAAGCAGAGGCACTTCTTAAGGAAGCAGGACTGCCTGCCGCTCATATTCTAACCCGGATACACGGTGAGAAACAGTCCAAGAAATCGCGCAGCGAGCGTATCCATGCCGAGCAGGTATTTCAGCTGACAGAGCAAACGATTCCAGTTGGGGAGGGAAGCGAGCAACCCCAACTGATTCCTACTGTTCAAGGGAAAAACATCATCCTTATCGATGATGTCTACACAACAGGCTCCACGCTCAGACACGCAGCAAAGGTTCTAACCGTTCACGGAGCTGCCTCCATCAGCTCCATCACGATTGCGAGAGGGTAATCGAAGGATCTCCATCTACATGATGTAAGCCAAATTTCCCCCGACTATTATCATAAAAATGAACGAAAGTTGGGAAAAATCCTTTATAATAGTAGTAATAACAATGTAAATAGACACACTTTTATAAAGGAGAATTACGTGTATGATGCCTGATATAGACAATTGCCCAAAATGCGGCAAAATTATGATAAAAAGTAAATTTCGCGATGTATGCGAGGCCTGCTATAAAGAGGAAGAAAAGCAGTATGAAATCATCTACAAATTTATGCGTAAGCGTGAAAATCGTGCCGCCACCATCAAGCAGATTATTGATGCAACAGGGGTTGAGGAAGATCTGCTCTTGAAATTCATTAAGAATGGTCGTTTCCAGCAGACTCAATTCCCAAACCTAGGCTATCCTTGTGAAAAATGCGGGAAAATTATTCAATCCGGCAAGCTTTGTGATAGCTGTGCAAAGGAGCTTAGGACGGAGCTTTCTCTTTTTGAAAAAGAAGAAACCCGCAAGCAGGAATTGAAGGAGAGGGAGAGACAACGGACCTATCTGGCAGTGAAAAAACAGGATGACTAGGATGACCATTGTGCCGGTTCCCAAGCTCACTAAGACTCCACCCCACTGGTTAAGATTAGAAAAGAGATCCAATTCCTACATCATGAAAGAGTCAAAAATAAGAAATAATTTCTGCCCTAATTCTTAAACAACAGCCTCACCTGTTGTTTTCTTCTTTTATTCTAAAATTTGTGACATTTTATAGAAATGAAGTAATTATAATAGGTATTTTTCCATAGAAAGGTATATTGTTAACTTAGAGCTATTCATTCGCTGCTTATTGTTTAACTTCATTCAGCAGAAGTCCTCCACTTCTACAAGTGGGGGATGAATGCAAACTGTACTTCGATTCAGTGGGGGTTCAAACCCCGGCTGAATGAAGTTAAGCCTCCGGCGGATGTCACGGATTTTTTTAAAGGTAGTTTATCGAGCGAGCTCGATAAAAATCCGGACGCAAATTCGACGGGCGAATTTGATCAATCTATGAGAGGTGGTGATGCACTTGGACCGTAAATCGGAGGACTATAAAGGCTATGCTCGAGCAACTGAACTACCTAACCTAATCGACGAATTAAAAACGGAATGGTTGAAGCTTGAGAAGGAGCTCAAGCAGGTATCCGAGCAGCTAAGGCTAAACGAAATGAGATTTAAAACCGTTATTCAGCGGACCTATGACGTCAATATGTTGTTGACTCATGAGGGGGTCATTAAGCACTATAGCCTCAATGATGAAGCGGCGGCAGGAGGACCATTCTATAGACTACAAGGACGAAATTTATTTGATTATTTACATCAGGATGATCGGGAGAAGGCAAAGGAGATTTTCATCCGTTTAGAAAATAAGTCAGACGCTTCTGAAAAGGCGGTTCTTCGCATTATCGATGATGATGATGGAGCCTATATCCACTGTGAAATGCTGTTCATGAATTTTCTTACCGACCCGGATTTTCAGGGCATTGCGGTTTATATTAAAGATATCACGCAAAATAGGCTCGCATTGGAGAAGCTATTTGATATATCGAATCATGATTTCCTTACGAGATTACCTAATAAACCATTTTTTGAATCACTAGTCAGTAAGGAGCTGTATCTGACTGAAAATAAAGGTGGTACATTTGCCCTCATGGTCATTCAGCTGCATGGGCTGGAATTTGTTAATGAAACATTGACTCAATCCATCGGTGATCTTTTATTAAAAGAGGCGTCTAAAAGGCTACAGGAATTCGTCAAGAATAAGGGGATAGTGGCTCGCTTTGAAGGTGTCTATTTTCCGATTTTACTTCCTCAGATGAGAAATGGTACTGTTGGACAAATGGCGACTGACTTGATTAGCCTGTTTGAGCAACCCTTTATCATTCAAGGCTATGAGTTATCACTCACTGTTAACCTTGGAATCAGCCTGTATCCGGAAAGCGGTGGTACGGTACACACTATCATCAGAAATGCATATTCTGCCCTTCATCATGCAAATGAAACCGGTCCCAATACGTATGAAGTCTATTCTTCTAATATGAATATTAAAACCTATAAACGATTCTCACTTTTTCATGATTTACAAATGGCCTTAAAAAATCAGGAGTTCTTGGTATATTTTCAGCCAAGAGTAGAGGCGAAAACCCATCGAATCATTGCCGCAGAAGCGTTAATTCGCTGGGAGCATCCGAAATGGGGCATGGTATCGCCGAATGAATTTATTCCATTAGCGGAGAAGAGCGGACTAATTGGTTCTTTAGGCGAGTTTGTCCTCAATCGGGCCTGTCAGCATGTGAAAGAATGGCAGGAGAAGGGGCTTGAGCCTGTAAAGGTTTCAGTGAATTTTTCGATTCTCCAATTTTTGCAGCGAGATGTGATCCAAATGGTCGAGGATGTGTTAAAGCAGACGAGCTTAGAGGCCAAATGGCTAGAAATCGAAATTACCGAGTCCGTCCTCATGGAAAATGAAGCGGTGATTTTAGATAAAATTTCTAAATTAAGCCGGATGGGCATTAGCATTGCAATCGATGACTTTGGTACAGGCTACTCCTCATTAAGTTATTTGAGAAAGCTGAAGGCAGATATTATCAAAATCGATCGCTCCTTTATTAAAGGAATCCCCGATGACAGGGATAGTATCGATATCGTGGCAGCGATTCTTCAGCTTGCCAAGAAATTTAAGATGAGAATTGTCGCTGAGGGTGTTGATTCTTCTGAGCAGCTAGCCACGCTTAAAAGGCTAAAATGTGATGAGATTCAAGGCTACCTATTTAGTAAACCGCTTCGTGTTGATCAATTTGAGCTGCTGTTAAAAGAAGGAATTTGTCATCCGGAGCAAATCTTGCATGCGGATTCTGTGGAAAATCGAAGAGAGCATTTACGGATAAAGCTAACCTACCCGCTTAGCGGTGAAATGACCATCACGGAAATGGGCGGTGAAGAGGTCAGTCTTGGGGCAACAGGGATTCGCATTTTAGATATTAGTCCCGGCGGGCTTAGAATGGAAACGGTAGAAAAATTGCCAGTACGCTCGGATATGATTTTACGCTTTTCCACAACCCTGCTCGGAACCAAGCTAGACCAGTATGGAAAGGTTGTTTGGCGAAAGGAATTGGATGATGACCGGCAGTGCTATGGTATTCGTTTTATCCGGAGAGAAAAATAACGTCATTTAGAATTGAATAGATACAATAAAAAACAACAACAGCCTGTTGTTGTTTTTTAACTTCATTCAGCAAATTCGAGGGGTGAATTTGATTATTCGATTTAATGGGAATTTTTGAACGTGAGTGACCTTTTTCATAGGTCTTTAGTTGTGCTCATTATATACTTTAGTTATCTTTTCATTCTTCTCTATTCATTCTACCATGATAATAAACGAATTTCAGTAGAAAGTAAGGGTTGGTAAAAAGAGGATATAACGATATAGACTGGACTATATAGGAATATAACGATTGCGCGTACTAACTGCAATCCAACTATAGATGAACGAAAATCAGGCTGGTTCATGGGCATAAAAGGGGAGGTAATTTACTTGGCAAATGAATCCCTCGATATAAAGGATTTAGTTCAAGAAAACGAGATTTATACACTTATAGATGAGTTGAAAATGGGTGTTTATCTTTTTGATGATAGCGGCGAATCATTATGGGGGAATCAATATTTTCAATCGATGATGGGATATTCATTGGAACAATTGAAATCCACAACCTTATATGATTTATTTTCAACACAGGACGCCCAGGTTCTTCTTGAAAAAGGAAAGCAGGGAAATTATACCCTTTTAGGTAAAAGAAGAGGGTCCCAGCATATCCTGTATTTAGAGCTTCTTTCCTGTATAAAAAAAGCTGGATTAGGAACGATTGTGAAGGTAGTGGACATTACTGAGCAAAAGCTATCTGACTATCAATTATCCAAAACCTACAAGGAGCTAGAGGACTTCAAATACGCTTTAGACCAATCGGCAACGGTATCTATTACGGATGCCAATGGTAAAATTTTCTATGTAAATGATAAATTTTGTGAAACCTCTCAATATGACCGCAGCGAGTTAATTGGGCAAAATCATCGGATTGTCAAATCTGATTACCATTCAAAGGAGGATTTTGAAAAGCTGTGGAGGACCATTTCAAGCGGCAAGGTATGGAGTGGCGAGGTTTGTAACAGGGCGAAGGACGGATCGCACTGGTGGGGCGATGCCACCATTGTTCCCTTGTTGGATGAAGAGGGGAAGCCCTATCAATATATCGGGATTCGCTCAGACATAACCGATAAGAAAGCGATGCAGGAAAAAATCAAAAAGACGAATGAGCAAATCCAGCTGAGTGAAAATCGGTTTCGCTCACTTGTCGAGCATTCCAATGACTTGATCGCCTTGTTAAACGCACAAGGCATCGTTGAGTATATAAGCCCCAATTTTGAGAACATTATTGAAACCAATATGCATGATATTCTTGGTAAATCAGGATTTGATTTTGTTCATCACGATGATTTTCCGCTTGTAAAGGATTACTTTGAAGCTGTTGTGAAAAAAACGCAGAGGAAACACTCGATTGAGGTTCGTTTCAGGGATAAAAGCAGCATCCGTATGGGTGAACTGATTATGATTAATTTATTGGATAATCCAGCCGTCAAGGCCATCAAAGTGAATATACGAGACATTACAGAAAAGAAGAAGCACGAGAAACAGATTTTTGAAATGTCCAATTACGATTTTCTGACAAAGCTGCCAAACTCTCAGCTATTCAGGAGTATTGTCAAAAAAGAGCTTGAGCATGCAAAGGAGATTGAACGGAAATTTTCCTTGGTGGTGCTCGACTTCCACGGTCTTAGGTTCGTCAATAATACATTAGGTGCCCATATGGGTGACCTTCTGCTGCAAGAGGCAGCTAAAAGACTGCAGGAGTTCATTGGCGAGATGGGAATTGTCTCACGTTACGGCGGCTCTGAATTTAATATTTTACTGCCTAATATGGCCAATCATGTGATTAGAAGAATGTCTAAAGATATCATTCATTTATTTGAACAGCCGTTTTTGATTCGTGAGTATGAATTATTTTTCACGGTTAATATTGGTGTGAGTATTTATCCGGATAGCGGGGAATCTGTCCCTAGCTTAATGCAGCATGCCTACTCGGCCCTGCACC of the Bacillus tuaregi genome contains:
- a CDS encoding DEAD/DEAH box helicase, which translates into the protein MKFSCQNGMLIPEQLLAPEQAQLHNPIPISQIESLPPPPKLNPHFSYSNDLQKLLSGKQLLLDDIPFPLQDIHRHYENGYLTYRKSIEIEKNKLTCVRCGNQQKHLFASFPCARCRETCTYCRKCIMMGRTSTCSPLISWTGPPIPIDITAPPLQWAGNLSAGQGVASSAVVAAVHKTDSLLVWAVCGAGKTEVLFQGINTALMEGKRVCLATPRTDVVLELSPRLKKVFPDIPVASLYGGSEDRHLYAPLTIATTHQLFRFYQAFDVVVLDEVDAFPYSVEESLQYAVEQARKPVSSIIYLTATPNEKWRKECKTGKRDYVTIPARFHRYSLPVPRFVWCGNWQKPLKKGKLPGNVLRWMTKRLDENQQVLLFFPRIELMEKILPVLKNIHPAIEAVHAEDPERKEKVQRMRNKEILILLTTTILERGVTFPKLDVAVIGAEDRIFTESALVQIAGRVGRSADFPSGDITFFHYGKTDAMVKARRQIIQMNKEARGRKLIDD
- a CDS encoding ComF family protein yields the protein MRDYCLVCFSEIIPQMGWNDLIATVKVQTICPSCKERWEEIRGETCRICGRPLEQLESRFIVGDCCNDCVRWEEEPKWKGCLKKNHSIYHYNAFLQEVLARYKFRGDYILARLFTEQLLQKLAGQSYDLLVPIPLSPERLQERGFNQAEALLKEAGLPAAHILTRIHGEKQSKKSRSERIHAEQVFQLTEQTIPVGEGSEQPQLIPTVQGKNIILIDDVYTTGSTLRHAAKVLTVHGAASISSITIARG
- a CDS encoding TIGR03826 family flagellar region protein; translation: MMPDIDNCPKCGKIMIKSKFRDVCEACYKEEEKQYEIIYKFMRKRENRAATIKQIIDATGVEEDLLLKFIKNGRFQQTQFPNLGYPCEKCGKIIQSGKLCDSCAKELRTELSLFEKEETRKQELKERERQRTYLAVKKQDD
- a CDS encoding EAL domain-containing protein, encoding MDRKSEDYKGYARATELPNLIDELKTEWLKLEKELKQVSEQLRLNEMRFKTVIQRTYDVNMLLTHEGVIKHYSLNDEAAAGGPFYRLQGRNLFDYLHQDDREKAKEIFIRLENKSDASEKAVLRIIDDDDGAYIHCEMLFMNFLTDPDFQGIAVYIKDITQNRLALEKLFDISNHDFLTRLPNKPFFESLVSKELYLTENKGGTFALMVIQLHGLEFVNETLTQSIGDLLLKEASKRLQEFVKNKGIVARFEGVYFPILLPQMRNGTVGQMATDLISLFEQPFIIQGYELSLTVNLGISLYPESGGTVHTIIRNAYSALHHANETGPNTYEVYSSNMNIKTYKRFSLFHDLQMALKNQEFLVYFQPRVEAKTHRIIAAEALIRWEHPKWGMVSPNEFIPLAEKSGLIGSLGEFVLNRACQHVKEWQEKGLEPVKVSVNFSILQFLQRDVIQMVEDVLKQTSLEAKWLEIEITESVLMENEAVILDKISKLSRMGISIAIDDFGTGYSSLSYLRKLKADIIKIDRSFIKGIPDDRDSIDIVAAILQLAKKFKMRIVAEGVDSSEQLATLKRLKCDEIQGYLFSKPLRVDQFELLLKEGICHPEQILHADSVENRREHLRIKLTYPLSGEMTITEMGGEEVSLGATGIRILDISPGGLRMETVEKLPVRSDMILRFSTTLLGTKLDQYGKVVWRKELDDDRQCYGIRFIRREK
- a CDS encoding EAL domain-containing protein yields the protein MANESLDIKDLVQENEIYTLIDELKMGVYLFDDSGESLWGNQYFQSMMGYSLEQLKSTTLYDLFSTQDAQVLLEKGKQGNYTLLGKRRGSQHILYLELLSCIKKAGLGTIVKVVDITEQKLSDYQLSKTYKELEDFKYALDQSATVSITDANGKIFYVNDKFCETSQYDRSELIGQNHRIVKSDYHSKEDFEKLWRTISSGKVWSGEVCNRAKDGSHWWGDATIVPLLDEEGKPYQYIGIRSDITDKKAMQEKIKKTNEQIQLSENRFRSLVEHSNDLIALLNAQGIVEYISPNFENIIETNMHDILGKSGFDFVHHDDFPLVKDYFEAVVKKTQRKHSIEVRFRDKSSIRMGELIMINLLDNPAVKAIKVNIRDITEKKKHEKQIFEMSNYDFLTKLPNSQLFRSIVKKELEHAKEIERKFSLVVLDFHGLRFVNNTLGAHMGDLLLQEAAKRLQEFIGEMGIVSRYGGSEFNILLPNMANHVIRRMSKDIIHLFEQPFLIREYELFFTVNIGVSIYPDSGESVPSLMQHAYSALHQANESGPNNYQIYSEKMDIHTYKRFTLNNDLRKAVKNNEFFIDFQPRIEVKSNRIIGAEALIRWNHPKWGIVSPKEFISLAEKSGLIGALGEIVLLGACQQMKKWQDMGLPPIKVSVNFSVLQFLQTDVIEMVEAVLERTGIEAKWLEIEITESVFMENEAMILEKIAQLKRMGIWIAIDDFGTGFSSLGYLKKMQADVIKIDRSFIKGIPEDADSIDIVSAVIQLSKKLKLHFVAEGVETEEQLRFLKKLHCEEIQGYLYSKPLEVEKFEALLKVGVCLPIEKAQELQSHFQNRREYFRINLKYPLCGDMTISVFDGKKVNLGSTKILILDIGPGGLKVETTVKLPVRSDMILKFSTNILGGKLELQGKVVWRKEIDDHDQLYGISLIINDDARKHLTSLLNHLQIKLQEKDLLSNCSFMIEDKHSFFENV